The DNA sequence TCGTCTAGCAAATGATATTCCACTCGCTGTAGAAACTACTTATACTCCAGCGAAGTTTATTGAAGGTATCTCTGAAGAACAATTCACTTCTTCATTTTATGACATTATTGAGAAGCGTTTGAATCTATCGATCGGCTATGGTGAGCAAGAAATAGAATCTGTTTTAGCGAATGACTCAGAAATTAAGCATTTAAACCTTCATAAAGGAGATCCAGTATTGCTCGTACGCAGGGTCACATTTTTATCTAATAATGAACCGTTTGAATATTGTCGTACGACGTACCGAGCAGATAAATATAAATATAAAATCCAAATGCACCGTTAACTCACTTTTTTTCCGTCCGCTATTATTACATAATAGTGGACGAAATCGTTTTAGCCTGTAAATGAAAGAAACTTAGCAATTCCGAAAAGAAATGAATGTTTTTTTATTATTTTTGAAAAACTTTACCGCTCTAGCTCATCATGTAAATCATTCACTAAGCGCCAAACATCTTTCGCTGTCGATAATGGGGAGTCTCCCGCTATTGTATGTGCAAGAACACCAGCTGCTGTCGCAAACTCTACCATTTTCTTCAAATCGAATCTATGAAAATATCCATATAAAATACCGCTTGCGAAACCGTCGCCTCCACCAATTCGGTCATACACCGTCAACGGATAATTCCGTGAATATACTACATTGTCTTCTTTTACAATAAAACCTTGGAGTGTTTGTTCATTGCTAGCTACATGTTGCCTTACTGTACCAGCAATGATTGGTATATCATACTTTCTTGCTACAATGCGTAGTAAATGTTCAATCTGTTTTTTCTTCTTTTTCTCTTCCGTTTCTAAACCTAGCGTATGAATCGCGTCCTTTTCAGTCATAAAACAAATATCACTTATTTCAAGCATTTGTTCATATGCTCGTTTAATCACATCCTTTTCTTCCTTCCATAGCTTTGGACGAAAATTACAATCAAAGGAGGCCGTTAATCCTTCTTTTTTTGCCTTCTCGGCTAATGTAATGGTAATCTCTCT is a window from the Evansella cellulosilytica DSM 2522 genome containing:
- a CDS encoding sugar kinase, coding for MGKIIAFGEVMMRLEVERYKKLEQVNTLEYSFSGTGVNVLASLEKFGCDTLLLTKLPSNRLGDAAVAYINRLGINTSAIARGGEYIGMYFLEHGFHPRPSTVCYSNREESSFCTSSIEDYEVFQDASHIHFCGISLAISPKIREITITLAEKAKKEGLTASFDCNFRPKLWKEEKDVIKRAYEQMLEISDICFMTEKDAIHTLGLETEEKKKKKQIEHLLRIVARKYDIPIIAGTVRQHVASNEQTLQGFIVKEDNVVYSRNYPLTVYDRIGGGDGFASGILYGYFHRFDLKKMVEFATAAGVLAHTIAGDSPLSTAKDVWRLVNDLHDELER